CTCGGCATGTCCGGGATCGCCAGTGAACTGGCCAGCAACCTGCCGCAGGGTAATCTGCGGGCGCTTGGGATCGCCATCGGCCTGGCCACCGACCCCAAGATCTTGTTGCTGGATGAGCCCTTTGCCGGCATGAACCATGATGAAACCATGAACATGGTCAATCTCGTCCGTTCCGTGCGCGATGAACGTGGCGTAACCGTCATGCTGGTTGAGCACGATATGCCAGCGGTCATGAAGATTTCTGACAGGATTGTGGTCCTGAATTTTGGCGAGAAGATCGCCGAAGGCACACCCTCTGAAATCCAGAATGACGAAAATGTCATCGAAGCCTATCTGGGTAGCGCAGATGACGAGATCGGGATGTAAACCATGACCGCCATGTTAGATTTCAAAGACGTCGAGCTTTATTATGACCATGTCTATGCGCTGAAAGGTGTGTCCCTGCATGTCAATCAAGGCGAAACCGTTGCGCTGATCGGAGCAAATGGTGCAGGGAAATCGTCGATCTTGCGCGCGATCACCGGGTTGGCAAAGCCGGTGAAAGGCGCCGTGACGTTTGAAGGCGAACGCGTTGACGGCACCGATCCTTCAAGCATCGTCAAGCGCGGCATCGCAATGGTGCCAGAGGGGCGGCGGGTATTTCCTTTCATGTCAGTCAAAGACAACCTGATGATGGGCGCATTCACCCGCTCGGACAAGGCTGCCATTCAAGACACGCTGGACAGCATCCTGGCCCGTTTTCCGAGACTGAAAGAACGCTATGGTCAGGCAGCTGGAACGCTGTCTGGTGGTGAGCAACAGATGATGGTGATTGGTCGTGCATTGATGGCCAAGCCCAAACTGCTGTTGCTGGATGAGCCCAGCCTTGGGATCGCACCAAAACTTGTGCAAGACATCGCCCGCTCAATCGTTGCGATCAATCGGGACGAAGGGGTGTCGGTACTGCTGGTAGAACAAAACTCACGTATGGCGCTGAGTATTTCGCATCGTGCCTACGCAATGGCGACCGGGAAAGTCGTGATCGAAGGCATTTCCAAAGAACTTTTGCACGACGATCGCATCAAGGCTGCATATCTGGGTGGCGAGGTCGATCAAGAATGAAAATCCTTGTCGTAAACCCGAATACAACCGCTTCA
This DNA window, taken from Aliiroseovarius sp. F47248L, encodes the following:
- a CDS encoding ABC transporter ATP-binding protein — encoded protein: MTAMLDFKDVELYYDHVYALKGVSLHVNQGETVALIGANGAGKSSILRAITGLAKPVKGAVTFEGERVDGTDPSSIVKRGIAMVPEGRRVFPFMSVKDNLMMGAFTRSDKAAIQDTLDSILARFPRLKERYGQAAGTLSGGEQQMMVIGRALMAKPKLLLLDEPSLGIAPKLVQDIARSIVAINRDEGVSVLLVEQNSRMALSISHRAYAMATGKVVIEGISKELLHDDRIKAAYLGGEVDQE